The genomic window AAGCAATGAAAAGAACTGTTGCTATTATCGGCGCCGGAGAATTAGGTTCAGCGTTTGGTAAAATTTTAGAGTTGCTTGGCCATCGGGTCTATTTATGGGATTTGGTTCCGGAAAAAAGAAATACCGGGAAAAGTCTTGAAGAGATTATTCGGCAAGCCGAGCTTGTTTTTTTAACCGTGCCTTCTTGGTCTTTAAGTGCGGCTTTGGGTTCGGTAAAAAATTTTTTAAATCCGAAAACTAAACTTATCTGCGCCTCAAAGGGGATGGAGAAAACCGGCAAAACCGTGCCGGAGATAATTCAAGAATCAATTGCCAATGATTTTGCAATCCTGTCCGGGCCGATGATTGCCGAAGAACTGGATCTGGGTCTGCCAGGATTTTCTTTGGTTGCCGCTGGGGGAAAAGAGCTGTTTGAGGAATTAAACTTATTATTTTTGGGTTCAGGATTGCGGCTTCAATATGCTTC from Patescibacteria group bacterium includes these protein-coding regions:
- a CDS encoding 2-dehydropantoate 2-reductase N-terminal domain-containing protein, whose protein sequence is MKRTVAIIGAGELGSAFGKILELLGHRVYLWDLVPEKRNTGKSLEEIIRQAELVFLTVPSWSLSAALGSVKNFLNPKTKLICASKGMEKTGKTVPEIIQESIANDFAILSGPMIAEELDLGLPGFSLVAAGGKELFEELNLLFLGSGLRLQYASDLNSVAYAGILKNVYALILGLAHGLSQGDNVRGFLISEILKEWEDLAKILGIDSSVLRGLAGQGDFIATSISRYSRNCQLGEKLAKGNLDNLTSEGFESLAPLIKLVREKTNQPLPKFLNGLERIIIKKHEPKKVFQELIEI